Genomic window (Flexivirga aerilata):
CGCCGACCTCGGCTTCAGCCGGTCGGTGCGCAACTCGATCGACGGCACGGCGGGCCGGGACTTCGTCGCGGAGTTCGCCTTCGTCGCGGCGATGTCGGCGGTCGACATCTCGCGCATCGCCGAGGAGGTCGTGTTGTGGGCGACCAAGGAGTTCTCGTTCGTCACGCTCGACGACGCGTTCTCCACCGGGTCGAGCATCATGCCGCAGAAGAAGAACCCCGACGTCGCCGAGCTGGCCCGCGGCAAGGCGGGCCGTCTGGTCGGGGACCTTGCCGGGCTGATGACGACACTGAAGGCGCTGCCACTGGCCTACAACCGGGACCTGCAGGAGGACAAGGAGCCGGTGTTCGACGCCGTCGACACCCTCGAGCTGCTGCTGCCGGCCTTCTCCGGCATGGTCGCGACTCTCACCTTCCATCCCGATCGGCTGAGTTCCCTTGCACCGCAAGGGTTTGCGCTCGCCACCGACATTGCGGAATGGCTGGTGCGGCAGGGCGTGCCGTTCCGGGTCGCGCACGAGGTCGCGGGGGAGTGCGTGCGGGTCTGCGAGTCCCGCGGCATCGAGCTGTGGGACCTCACCGACGACGACCTGGCCGCGATCAACCCGGCGCTCACCCCGGACGTGCGCTCCGTGCTGAGCGTCGAGGGCTCGCTCGCCTCCCGCGACGCCACCGGCGGCACCGCGCCGGTGCGGGTGGCCGAGCAGCTGCAGCAGGCCCGTGACGCAAGCGCCGAGACACGCGCCTGGGCGGCCACCGCGATCGACTTCCCGCAGCGCGTCGACTGAGGTCTGTCAGACTGCGGGCCGTGTCGATGATCGTGCAGCTGGTCGGGCCGCCCGCGTGCGGGAAGCGGACGATCGGGGCGCTGGTCGCCAAGCGCTTGGGTGCGCAACTCATGGACAACCACCTGATCAACGATCCGGTGTTCACGGCCCTCGGCGCGAACGGTTTCGGTGACCTGCCGCCGGCGGCCTTCGGCTACGCCCAGCGGGTGCGCCACATCGTGCACGAGGCGGTCGTCGAAGCTCCTGGGGTGGTGCGGCACGTGTTCACCAACTGGCTGGTCGACACCGAGGCGGACCGTCGGTCGGCGGAGGAGATTCGCGACATCGCCCGCGTCCGGCTCGCCTCCTTCCACCCGGTCTGGCTGACCTGTGACGCTGCGGAGATCCATCGGCGGATCGACCATCCGGAGCGGAGAGCTCGTAACAAGTTGCGCGATCCGGCCAAGGTGGCCGACGCGCTCAGGCGTCCCGGCCTGCCCGCGCCCGACGA
Coding sequences:
- the argH gene encoding argininosuccinate lyase is translated as MTEAEQRLSLWGGRFAGGPADALAALSKSTHFDWRLAPYDIAGSKAHARVLHAAGLLDEASLAAMTAALDQLATDVRDGSFAPADDDEDVHTALERGLIERAGADVGGRLRAGRSRNDQVATLFRMYLRDHARVVSAQLLDVVDALIAQATAHLEVPMPGRTHLQHAQPVLLAHHLLAHAWALLRDVDRFRDWDRRTDESPYGAGALAGSSLGLDPAAVAADLGFSRSVRNSIDGTAGRDFVAEFAFVAAMSAVDISRIAEEVVLWATKEFSFVTLDDAFSTGSSIMPQKKNPDVAELARGKAGRLVGDLAGLMTTLKALPLAYNRDLQEDKEPVFDAVDTLELLLPAFSGMVATLTFHPDRLSSLAPQGFALATDIAEWLVRQGVPFRVAHEVAGECVRVCESRGIELWDLTDDDLAAINPALTPDVRSVLSVEGSLASRDATGGTAPVRVAEQLQQARDASAETRAWAATAIDFPQRVD